The stretch of DNA GATTTGTTTTGTGTTTCTCACCGCAATGGCGAAGCCACCGGAAGTTGTTCCCTTTTTACGACCTGCAGTAAAGGTGCTGACACAAAATACAAAGGTTCCGGTTTTGTTGCCCACCTATTGGAGTGAACAAACGAACAAGTCAAAGAATTATATGACTTGCAATTATCAGGCCTACGAAAATGAGTACAGGATTGATTTTTTGTCTATGAATAAGCCGTATCCACCGAACGATTCGGCCTTATTTAATCCGCGGGAGTCTAGTAAAATGGGGGATCTGTTTGGAAACGTCGGAACGGTAACATCTGTCGTTCGCCCCAAAAATTTTGTTTTTTATAAAAAGAAAAACGGATTCGATTTATGGATTGAACCAAAAGTAAGATCGATGATCCATGCAAAGAAGGGAAAATGGACGCTTCTATTTGATGGTGATCATGGAGAAGAACCGTATGAGCAGGCTGATGAGCTGTTCAAAAATATGAAAAAAGTAAGTTGGCTTAAAAATATGGACATGGAAGAGGGGGAAATCTTCATTCGAGGTACCAGACGCGCTGCATTCGTGAATGTTGTCTGGGAGACCAGTGATGGATTTGTGTATAGCTTTTTTTATAAAGGGTCGATTAAAGAGGCTGTAAAAATCGTTGCAAGTCTAAAAAAGGTGGAATAAGCGCCAGAGGGATACCCATTTGCATTATTAACTTGATTAACACTTGTCCTCCTTCATGAATATCTTGTTATGAAGGGGGTGGATGGTATATGTCAAAGAAGAAAAAAAAGGACAAGAAGTGCGAGTGTTCCAATCAAAAGAATAATCCTATTTTGCAACTCGGTTCACTGCCGAGGTTACAAATAATACCTATAAGAGACATTCCAGACAACTGCCAATTAGTTTGTGTGGGACCTTTTTGCACACTCGCTTGCTTTGGTACTGAAGCGGGGGAAACGAACTGCGATATCATCTGTGATGATGCTGGTAATTGCACGATCAGATGCATGACTGACAACAACGGCTGATGAATTCAATCTAAGTGGTTTTCTCGTTTAACTACTCATAATAAAAATAACTCTAGTCCATTCAATTGGATAGAGTTATTTTTAGTAAATAATGATATTTAATAATTACTGTAAAAATTGGTAAATTTTTCACTATAATAGTAATGGAGAGTGTATTTATGGAGGGATTCGTATGATTTGGATATACATTATGCTGCCGATCGTTGTCCTTAGTAGCATTGCTATTTATTTTGATAAAAAAGCGGGAATGGCACCGACTGATGATATGAGAACAGCGGATAAATTAGAGGAATATCCGCCGGAACATGGGATGAATTCTTTTGGACCTTGACGAATAGGGAGAAGCCAAAGGGGGTCTGACCCCATGACAAATTAGAGAATGTCTCAAACGGCATTCCATGTATCATCCTTTTCATATTAGCAGAAAAAGGGCAGACACTAAGTTCTGCCCCTTTTTCCATGCGTATTGTCGCGATCTGTCTTCATCGTTAGTTAAGTTCAACTAGAAAGTAGAAAGCACGATAATTAACAAGATGAACAATACAACAATTAGCACAAAGCTGCTTCCGCCATAGCCACCGCCATAGCCGCCACTGTAACCCCAGCCCATATTTTTCACCCCCTTTGTGGATGAATGGAAGAAAAAAATATCCTCACACTATATATATTTTTTAAAAGTAAGGTCGTTTGGACAAACATCCTATAGCAGAAAAAAATCCGCGTATGAAAAGAAAGTCTTATTGAAAAGGCAATTAATATTTCAGAAATAACAGCCTTCAAACAAGGGAACAATAGGTAAAAGGGGTGTACCGATGATCAAGAAAATTCCTATCTGCTTTGTTATGCTTTTCCTATTTGGGGGGACCTTCGAAAAAGCGAACGCGGTTGAGCGCGTGGTCATCTCATCCCTTCCATCAGAGCTGTGGTATGACAATCTTTTCTTGATGGCCGACACAATTGACGGAGACTGGATGGCTCACAGGAACTTTACCATCCAAGTGGGACTGGGTGGTGGTGAAAGTGTGCTGCAGTACCACTTCCCTAATTGGTACAACAATAAATTTACGCCTGAGCTATTTTATGAGGATCTGACCGGGGACCATTTAAAAGATATTGGAGTTGTGCTGATTTCAGGCGCCGGGTCAGGGCTCTCGACAAAAGAAATTCATCTGTTAAATCAAATCCAGGACCCTAATCGACGATACGAAGAGGTTCCGGTTGAATCCATCAATGACGCAGTCAAACGACTGGTCAAAATGGAGCGGCATGGGAACCTGGCCACCATTTTAATAGGGAAAAATAAGCAAGTAGTTGAACTTTCGAAGTTTCATTATCTACCGGGAACCTTTTCCCCTAGTCCAGGTGTTGGCCAAGTAGAAAACTATTCTGCGGAAAACGGGGTTCTGTATGGTACGACGGTGGTTTACATTTCTCCTGCTGGCCACATTGGAACCTTGCGAATCAAGTATGCCTGGGATGGAAAAATGTATAAAGCAGAGTCCATTCAGTTTGAAGAGGCGGAACCGTTTAAATATGAATAAATAAATCCCTTGTTTTTGGGAATGGCTAAGGTAATAAGACACTTAATGAGGGATGATATGGCTGAGATAATTGGAGTCAGCATGTGGACATTAGTGACCCTAAGGTGGGGGGACTGGAGAAATGTTAAGAAGTATTACGCAACCATTTTGTATTTTCTTTTTTGCGATGTGCTATATTATTACCTCACATATAATCACCGACTCTGGTCCATCACGCCTACACCCCCACTGACAAGTGAATTCGTAGCGCTGATTGGAGAATTTATTGTATTTGCCGGTACCATTTTGCTATTTTTAGGACGCTACCCATCTAATCAGTTTTTTTCATTTCGTTGGACAAGCTTGTGGGTGATCCTTTACACAGCAAATGAATGGATATTGCTCGAAACCAGTACATTCGTATACGAACATGGCTGGACACTCGTACATTCCTTTATATTTAACATCTTTATGTTCACTTTCCTTCGTCTACATGATCAACGGCCCATCCTTACTATGATCCTTTCGATTCCAATTCCTTTTATATTAATAAAATTATTTTCGATACCGCTTCGATAAAAAGGACATTTCTTTAAGGTACAGAAGTGTTCCTTTTTGTTGTATAAGTGTAGGTTCGTTGTAAAGACGGAAAAGTAAAGTGGTATATTCTAATTGAAAACTGTGGTGTTTTTTATGGTGGAATGGGTTTGGCGAGTAAAATGGGGATATTGAAGAGTAAAATGTGAAGGTTGACGAGTAAAATAGAAAATCGACGAGTAAATCATATTTTTGACGAGTAAATCATCGAAAGTGACGAGTAAGAAAGGAAATCATATAAAAAAGGTAATTTTAGATGCATTTTCAAGTGGTGATCAACACAAAATTTGAAAGGAAGATACCTGAGCCAGGCTACACGCCTGGCGTTTTAGTGGTATATTCTTGAATTTGGAAATGGTTTTCCAATTTTTGTAGAAAAAATCTAAACTTTGTAGAATTGTACCTTAATTTTGTAGAATAAATTTCAATTTTGTAGAATTCTACCTCGAATTTGTAGAATTCAACAAAAAATAGCTGAAGAAAAATTCTTCAGCTACTTTTTTATCCCAGATACACCAAGTCCTTCAAGTCATCAGTAGAAAGCTCCGTAATCCAGTTCTCGCTTTGGATGATTTGGTCGTTGAGAAATTGTTTTTTCTCGAGCATCGCGTCGATTTTTTCCTCCAGCGTGCCAGTGCAAATCAGCTTGTGCACATGCACGAAGCGCGATTGCCCGATTCGGTACGCCCGGTCCGTCGCCTGGTTTTCAACTGCCGGATTCCACCAACGGTCGTAGTGAATCACGTGATTCGCAGCCGTCAGGTTCAACCCTGTTCCGCCCGCCTTCAACGATAGCAAGAACACAGGGAACTTCCCGTCCTGGAAGCGCTCGATCATCTCATCACGCTGCGTCTTCGGCACACTTCCGTTCAAGAACGGTACCTCAATACCAAACTTCTTCTTCAACGTCGCGCGAATCATTTCACCCATTTCAATATACTGCGTAAAAATCAAGCAGCTTTCGCCTTGTTCCAATACCGCATCAATCAACTCGACCAGCTTCTCCATTTTATTCGAACGGTCAAGAAGCTCACGCGCCGCTGATTTCTCTTTTAAATAGAGAGCTGGGTGGTTGCACAGCTGCTTCAAGCGGCTCAGCATTTGTAAAATTAACCCCTTGCGCTCAAAACCGGACAATTTTTCAATCTCCGCAAACGTATCATGAATGAGCTGCTCGTATAACGACGCCTGCTCAGGAGTAAGCGGGCAATACTCTTTTTGCTCGAGCTTATCCGGCAAGTTGAGAGCAACCTCTTCGTCCTTTTTCGTCCGGCGCAGCAAGAACGGGCGGATCAAAGATTGCAACTGCTGCACTTTTTCTTTTTTCTCATCCTTCTCAATCGGAATGACGAACTTCTTCTGGAACTGCCCCAAGCTGCCAAGATAGCCGTGGTTGGTAAAATCCAAAATCGACCACAGCTCAGACAGGCGATTTTCCATCGGCGTTCCCGTCAACGCAATATGGTGACGGCCGCGCAACTTGCGAACCGCTTTCGATTGTTTCGTCTGCGCATTCTTAATGTTCTGCGCCTCGTCAATCGCAATCGAACTCCAAATCAATGACTCAAACTCCTCAGAATCCAGATGACTCAAGCCATATGAGGTCAATACCACATCGGCGTCCTTCGCTTTTTCGGAAAAAGCCTCCTCTTTCAGACGGTTCGAACCATAATGCAGATAGACATTCATCTCCGGTGCAAAGCGCTCGAGCTCCTTTTGCCAGTTGCCAAGAACGGAAGTAGGGCAGATAATCAGTGCCGCCTTCGTCGGAACCTTTGATAGGGGGTCAGGCACCGAAACTAGCTCTTTGCTAGCCTTGGGGTCAGGCACCGAATCTAGCTCCTTGCTAGCATCTGATTTTACCTTCAATAAGTAGGAAATGAGCTGAACGGTTTTACCAAGACCCATATCGTCGGCGAGAACCGCACCAAATCCGTACTGCCGCAGGAACCAGAGCCAGCTCATGCCAAGCTGCTGGTAGGGACGAAGTTCGCCCTGCAATCCGGAAGGCACATCCACAAGCGGAATTTCATGAACCTCAGACAGCTGCTTCACCATCTGCTTCCATTGGCGGTTAAGCTCAATTTGTATTTTCGCAAACGCCTTTGGATTCTCCAGTTCGTCTTCGGTTGCTTCTGAATCCACCAGCTCCTGCTCGAGAAGGTCACGTACATGCAAGCCTTCTTTTTCCGCTCGCTTCATCAGATCTTGAATTTGTCGGATGAACTGCGGATCCAGCTTCACCCAGCGCCCGCGAACATAAACGAGTCGACGTTTTTCCTCCACAAGCTTTCCGAACTCTTCCTCAGACAGGTCGACCCCGTTCATCGAGAACCGCCAGTTAAAGTCAAGCATCGCCTGAAGTCCGACGAACGATGGCCGATGGCTTCCAGTACCTTTCAACGACGCCTTCACCTTCAGGTTGGCATTTTTCATCGCCTGCCACCAGGAAGGGAGGAGGATTTCAACATCCAGCGCCAGCATCGTTTCGCTTGCCTCGGTTAAGAACATCCATGCTTCTTCCTCGGTCAGATGCGTTTTGAAGTAGCCATCCTCACTAAGCCAAGGGATGAGTCGCACCCAGCGGCCTTGTTCGCGGTCGACTTTTTCTAAAAATGGTCGCCACTTAGCTGATATCTTGGAAGTGCCCTTGATATCATGAATTTCATCGGGGTTCTTCTTCCCACGTAAAAAGACATCCAGTGTCCATGCACCTTCGCCATCAAGTGGCTCATCTAGGCGGAGCCCAATCGAAAACGGCGTATCGCTTTCCTTGATGCCAACCCACTCCAGCCAGCTTTCCTCGTCAAAATAACGGGCGAGCTCGCCGCCGGAAATGTTTTGTTTCCTTAGAAGGTCGAGCTTCGGCCCGAACAGTTGCTTCATCGCCGCGTTTCGCGTTAAGTAGGCATCTAAGGCAGTATTGTATAAATCAGATATGTACTTTTTAGTTGTTGTGCCGGAGTTATCGTCATCGGTAGGATTGTCTGCACCCGAAACCGGTTGCTCCCAAAAAGAGGGATCAAATTCATCCTTCACGCGTTCCGGAAGCTTCCAGCGGAAATCACCATGCTCCCACACCGAAAAGTCCGGCAGCCAGTCTTTTTCCAAGATGCCTTCATGCATGGAATGAGCGGCCGCAAGACAAATCTCGGACTGCTCATTCCAATCCCACTCGATGAAGCGGTTGAACGACTCCTTGGCAAAAAGGGAGACGAGCTGCCAGCTGCTAAGGACCACACCCTCGACGTCGTTTACGGTCTCCGTCTCAAGGAGCGTGCCAAAGAAGCTTTCTTCGTGGCTGCTAAAAACGAGGTTTTTCCACCGAAATGGATTCATAAAGTGACCACGCTCATCCTGGGCCGTAAGCAAAAAGCGGCCATCCCCTAATTTAGTTGTCAGCAATTTCATAAACCTTGTTTTAAGCATCGGTACACAAACTCCTTTATATTGGGGACAGTCCCCCGGCGCTTTAATGCGTTAACAGCCTGGGGGACAGTCCCCCGGCACTTTAATGCATTAACGCCATGGGGGACTGTCCCCAAATCCTAACTCTCGATCAACTTACTCCGCTTACATTCTTCATGGAACGCACGCAACCGCTTTGTCCGGTCCAGCAATGTTTCCATGAAGTACTCCCAGTCATCGACCCGTTTCAGTTTCTTGTACAACGTCCTTAGTTTCTTCAAATGCCGCACCGCCAACCGGTAGCTGCTCCGGTTCTTCTGGTCAATCTCCCGCTGCGCCGTCTGATGCAGCATCCCAAGCAACACCTCCGGACGCTCCTTCTCAATCAACTTCAACCGTTCCTTCGGCAAATCATAAAAATTCAAGCCGACAAACGCCTGGAGCTCGCCCCAACGGTCATACTGCCCACGCTCAAACAACATATACTCATACTCCCGGAAACTATACGGCAGCGTCTGCAGCAACGCCCGCTCCAACAAATCCACCCGGTCCGTCTCCGAACAATAAGGCGTCACCGCCCGAAGCGCATCCCGGACAAACGCCACACAGCTATGATAGCCGCCTAGCTCCTCCAGATACCCTTTAATTTTTTGCAAAAACAACTCAATTAAAACCCCAACACGGCGCCACGCCTTCAACTGGCTCAAATAATCAATCCAATACAACAAATACGGCACAATCACCCTGTCCTCAAACTGACCCATCAGCTTCAACGCCGCCTCATCGTCCCCAAGCAGCAAGTTGATATGGATCCCCGCCACCAGGAGCGGCGCAGGATTCTCCCAATCATGAAGCTCCTTCAGCCGCGCACGAATCTTGCCAACCTCGGCCTCACGCCAACTCTTCTGCTTGAAAAATTGCACCCACAACAGGCGATACAAATAAATCCGTTCGTTCTCAATCCCGCTCGTACACGTCAGCAAATCAAACGCATCGTCCTTCAATTTCTCAATAAACTCGTCAAACGCAAACGGCAGCGACTGCACACCAATCTTCACCGCCAGCTCATGCGCATCCTCCAGCAAATTCTGGAACACATGCAAGTACGCCCGCTTCACCATGTCCTCATTATGTTCCAGCTGGTCACTCAGCACCGCCAGCTTCCGGAACGACACCACGATCCAAACCATCTCATACAACAAGCGCCATTCCTGCTCCACCGGGGCACTCGCATGAACCCGTCGCTCATAAATCCCAAACAGCTCCGGAATCACATAAGGGCTCGTGTATTTCTTCGTCGCCAAGAGCGTATCAAAGCTCAACTCAAACGACTGCACCCAGCGGCTGTAATCCGGCTTCATCACACCGTTCGCCTTCACGAGATCTTTCGCCGTCTGCATACCCCACGTTGAAAATGCCGCTTGCTCCCGTGCCGGTTCGCGCCAGTCCGTCACCCAATCAGCCACACTGCCAAACCGTGCATACACCGCAAAAAAGGTCGCCATCTGATGACGGCAAAAGCCCTCCGCAGGACACGAACACGAGCTTTCCGACAAAAATGACAAGATTAGCTTCACATAACAAGGCGTGACATCCTGAACCGTCGACGTCACTTTTTCATCATGGAAGAGTTGGACCTGCTTCACCAGTCCTTGCCGGTACAGCATTAACCCTTTCGAAACCAGCTTCGCATCCTCCGTCACACTCGAATGCAGCAGCTCCTTCACCTGTTCCGAGAAGAGCTCAATTTTTTCACTAGCCGGTGTCGACTCCATAACCAAAACCCCCTTTTTTGGAAAAATAAAAATCATCACCGCAGCGCGATCTTTTTTTAAATTCCGTCCATTCATTGGTAAAAATCCATATTCCTTTATTATAACCAAAAATTCGCCATTCGAGGAGGGGGCGGCTTGGAAACATGGGATTTTATATTTATTTGTGGTCTCGCCTATGGATGAAATAGGTAAACCTACTATATATACGAAAAAAACCGCTACTATAGCGGTTTTTCTAAATAGCACACATTTATAATCTAATATGTGCGTAATATTTCACCTCAAAACGTTTATCAGTGGATCTCTTCGGAAAAATTCAGCCAGAGACGGAACTTTGACTA from Bacillus sp. SLBN-46 encodes:
- a CDS encoding CBO0543 family protein, giving the protein MAEIIGVSMWTLVTLRWGDWRNVKKYYATILYFLFCDVLYYYLTYNHRLWSITPTPPLTSEFVALIGEFIVFAGTILLFLGRYPSNQFFSFRWTSLWVILYTANEWILLETSTFVYEHGWTLVHSFIFNIFMFTFLRLHDQRPILTMILSIPIPFILIKLFSIPLR
- a CDS encoding YjcZ family sporulation protein; translation: MGWGYSGGYGGGYGGSSFVLIVVLFILLIIVLSTF
- a CDS encoding DEAD/DEAH box helicase encodes the protein MLKTRFMKLLTTKLGDGRFLLTAQDERGHFMNPFRWKNLVFSSHEESFFGTLLETETVNDVEGVVLSSWQLVSLFAKESFNRFIEWDWNEQSEICLAAAHSMHEGILEKDWLPDFSVWEHGDFRWKLPERVKDEFDPSFWEQPVSGADNPTDDDNSGTTTKKYISDLYNTALDAYLTRNAAMKQLFGPKLDLLRKQNISGGELARYFDEESWLEWVGIKESDTPFSIGLRLDEPLDGEGAWTLDVFLRGKKNPDEIHDIKGTSKISAKWRPFLEKVDREQGRWVRLIPWLSEDGYFKTHLTEEEAWMFLTEASETMLALDVEILLPSWWQAMKNANLKVKASLKGTGSHRPSFVGLQAMLDFNWRFSMNGVDLSEEEFGKLVEEKRRLVYVRGRWVKLDPQFIRQIQDLMKRAEKEGLHVRDLLEQELVDSEATEDELENPKAFAKIQIELNRQWKQMVKQLSEVHEIPLVDVPSGLQGELRPYQQLGMSWLWFLRQYGFGAVLADDMGLGKTVQLISYLLKVKSDASKELDSVPDPKASKELVSVPDPLSKVPTKAALIICPTSVLGNWQKELERFAPEMNVYLHYGSNRLKEEAFSEKAKDADVVLTSYGLSHLDSEEFESLIWSSIAIDEAQNIKNAQTKQSKAVRKLRGRHHIALTGTPMENRLSELWSILDFTNHGYLGSLGQFQKKFVIPIEKDEKKEKVQQLQSLIRPFLLRRTKKDEEVALNLPDKLEQKEYCPLTPEQASLYEQLIHDTFAEIEKLSGFERKGLILQMLSRLKQLCNHPALYLKEKSAARELLDRSNKMEKLVELIDAVLEQGESCLIFTQYIEMGEMIRATLKKKFGIEVPFLNGSVPKTQRDEMIERFQDGKFPVFLLSLKAGGTGLNLTAANHVIHYDRWWNPAVENQATDRAYRIGQSRFVHVHKLICTGTLEEKIDAMLEKKQFLNDQIIQSENWITELSTDDLKDLVYLG
- a CDS encoding SWIM zinc finger family protein translates to MNGRNLKKDRAAVMIFIFPKKGVLVMESTPASEKIELFSEQVKELLHSSVTEDAKLVSKGLMLYRQGLVKQVQLFHDEKVTSTVQDVTPCYVKLILSFLSESSCSCPAEGFCRHQMATFFAVYARFGSVADWVTDWREPAREQAAFSTWGMQTAKDLVKANGVMKPDYSRWVQSFELSFDTLLATKKYTSPYVIPELFGIYERRVHASAPVEQEWRLLYEMVWIVVSFRKLAVLSDQLEHNEDMVKRAYLHVFQNLLEDAHELAVKIGVQSLPFAFDEFIEKLKDDAFDLLTCTSGIENERIYLYRLLWVQFFKQKSWREAEVGKIRARLKELHDWENPAPLLVAGIHINLLLGDDEAALKLMGQFEDRVIVPYLLYWIDYLSQLKAWRRVGVLIELFLQKIKGYLEELGGYHSCVAFVRDALRAVTPYCSETDRVDLLERALLQTLPYSFREYEYMLFERGQYDRWGELQAFVGLNFYDLPKERLKLIEKERPEVLLGMLHQTAQREIDQKNRSSYRLAVRHLKKLRTLYKKLKRVDDWEYFMETLLDRTKRLRAFHEECKRSKLIES